A region from the Eptesicus fuscus isolate TK198812 chromosome 1, DD_ASM_mEF_20220401, whole genome shotgun sequence genome encodes:
- the LOC129149479 gene encoding coiled-coil domain-containing protein 169-like — MGDNFEGMSIEQLKLELLEELHKKDLVKLSIDELTYKLAEQKANIIKNNEWKIRYEIQLEVNDQLKEQVVTLKEKLGKLSGEPSDIQGTIQVYKQLSTKYLMTLLRKLLQEKRRLENQVKYYSRKVEQESRACKKIKDERQKLLDDLFQAFRLYQISRRQHMDESHRMKEIPVEMGRYNTANQKIGNAKKEPAKKSKKSSYLPKINP, encoded by the coding sequence ATGGGTGACAACTTTGAAGGTATGAGCATTGAACAACTAAAACTGGAGTTATTGGAAGAACTCCATAAGAAAGACTTGGTAAAACTCTCAATAGATGAACTAACATACAAGCTAGCGGAACAGAAAGCCAACATCATTAAAAACAATGAATGGAAAATCCGTTATGAGATACAACTTGAAGTGAATGATCAACTGAAGGAGCAAGTAGTTActctgaaagagaaattgggaAAACTCAGTGGAGAGCCTTCAGATATACAAGGTACTATTCAGGTCTACAAGCAATTGTCAACGAAATATTTAATGACATTACTTAGAAAGCTACTCCAAGAGAAAAGACGTCTTGAAAATCAAGTGAAATACTATTCACGTAAAGTGGAACAAGAATCAAGGGCTTGCAAAAAGATCAAGGATGAACGCCAAAAACTCCTCGATGACCTATTTCAGGCCTTTCGCTTATACCAAATTTCTAGAAGACAACATATGGATGAATCCCATAGAATGAAAGAGATTCCAGTGGAAATGGGAAGGTACAATACAGCTAATCAGAAGATAGGAAATGCCAAGAAAGAACCagcaaaaaagagtaaaaaatcaAGCTATCTTCCCAAAATCAACCCATGA